One segment of Ricinus communis isolate WT05 ecotype wild-type chromosome 8, ASM1957865v1, whole genome shotgun sequence DNA contains the following:
- the LOC8275262 gene encoding cyclin-dependent protein kinase inhibitor SMR2: MSEDRQQNQQILPKLQELASRQEQEKEQEQEDGDDDHELQVHEVPSEDHHQHQHHHQEEEEECKTPTSSDHKIPSIQTCPPTPRKKAHKSFLHKRKLPELEFFEASNKDEVDSFFRSNFEMSRVESRSIKRRCKSY, translated from the coding sequence ATGTCTGAGGATCGGCAACAAAACCAACAGATTCTACCAAAACTTCAAGAATTAGCATCAcgacaagaacaagaaaaagaacaggAACAGGAAGATGGGGATGATGATCATGAGCTTCAAGTTCATGAAGTACCATCAGAagatcatcatcaacatcaacatcatcatcaagaagaagaagaagagtgcAAGACACCGACTTCAAGTGATCACAAGATACCAAGTATTCAGACCTGCCCACCAACACCAAGAAAGAAAGCCCACAAATCATTCTTGCATAAGAGAAAATTGCCTGAGTTAGAGTTCTTTGAAGCTAGTAATAAAGATGAGGTAGACTCTTTCTTTCGATCAAACTTTGAGATGTCTAGGGTTGAATCTCGTTCTATTAAGAGGAGATGTAAAAGTTATTaa
- the LOC125370842 gene encoding histone H2B 7, producing MAPKRAGKKKGKIIGSVVRSTKRVVKETVKVALIEGDTQESTQDDQNAETEEIPQNVPVKETVTKTIPVQEVVQEEVTTEEEEEEEEEIPVQDPDQEKQVPSKPKEDVREEEKQVPKEEKTGIKEKTQEGKGQEKKRKRRRGIDKKGESYKRYVFRVLKQVHPDLRISAMAMSIINSLMNDIFERIADEAAKLSQYTHRSTLSSREIQDAVKLTLPGDLGRHAIAEGSKAISNFMSFDGKKSKV from the coding sequence ATGGCTCCAAAGCGTGCAGGGAAGAAGAAGGGGAAGATTATAGGGTCAGTTGTGAGGTCGACAAAGAGAGTTGTTAAAGAGACTGTGAAAGTTGCTCTTATTGAAGGAGACACTCAGGAATCAACACAAGACGATCAAAATGCAGAAACTGAAGAGATTCCTCAGAATGTTCCTGTTAAAGAAACTGTCACTAAGACCATTCCTGTTCAAGAAGTTGTACAAGAAGAAGTAacaacagaagaagaagaagaagaagaagaagaaattccTGTCCAAGATCCTGATCAAGAAAAGCAAGTACCATCAAAGCCAAAGGAAGATGTTcgagaagaagaaaagcaagtaccaaaagaagaaaagactggaataaaagagaaaacccAAGAAGGGAAAGGGcaagaaaagaagaggaagaggagaAGGGGAATAGATAAAAAAGGTGAAAGTTATAAAAGGTATGTGTTTAGGGTACTGAAGCAAGTTCATCCAGACCTAAGGATATCAGCCATGGCAATGAGTATTATTAACAGTTTGATGAATGATATATTTGAGAGAATTGCTGATGAGGCAGCAAAACTTTCACAGTATACTCATAGAAGTACACTCTCTTCTAGGGAGATTCAAGATGCTGTGAAGCTGACTTTGCCTGGTGACCTTGGAAGACACGCCATTGCTGAAGGGTCTAAAGCtattagtaattttatgtcttttgATGGAAAAAAGTCCAAGGTTTAG
- the LOC8275260 gene encoding RING-H2 finger protein ATL57, producing MKKCGRKLQVQPPYTDVSFQPINTLHNMSSPPPQSVLKPPYPNPPFDSSMALTVLVLLSALFFMGFFSIYIRRFSTEPASEFTSHHPGPGTPSNQRPSRVVGGSRKGLDPEVIKSLPVYSYYHGEAKYQIECAVCLGEFEEKETVKSIPYCKHMFHLECIETWLKLHVTCPVCRGTQFLEVKSRDGDGGDGGGGSDKVVRIRVDDGGNSSQQDQGRSMVGDADTGIELGTLGTGRTGNCSSLGERILLSETSSL from the coding sequence ATGAAGAAGTGCGGCCGCAAACTTCAAGTACAACCACCATACACCGATGTGTCGTTCCAACCCATTAACACCCTTCACAACATGTCGTCACCACCACCACAATCAGTCTTAAAACCGCCATACCCTAACCCTCCTTTTGACTCTTCTATGGCCTTAActgttcttgttcttttatCAGCTCTTTTCTTTATGGGATTCTTCTCTATCTACATCCGTAGGTTCTCTACTGAACCAGCATCTGAGTTCACTTCTCATCACCCTGGTCCAGGGACACCGTCTAATCAACGTCCGTCGAGGGTAGTCGGTGGTTCACGTAAAGGGCTAGACCCAGAAGTTATCAAATCGTTGCCGGTGTATTCTTATTACCATGGGGAAGCAAAGTACCAGATTGAGTGTGCAGTTTGCTTAGGTGAGTTTGAAGAGAAAGAGACAGTTAAGAGTATACCATACTGTAAGCACATGTTCCATTTGGAGTGTATCGAGACGTGGCTTAAATTGCATGTGACTTGTCCTGTCTGTAGAGGGACCCAGTTTTTGGAGGTCAAGAGCAGGGACGGTGATGGTGgtgatggtggtggtggttCGGATAAGGTGGTGAGAATTAGAGTTGATGACGGCGGTAATAGTAGCCAACAAGATCAGGGAAGATCAATGGTGGGGGATGCCGATACAGGTATTGAGTTGGGGACATTGGGCACAGGGAGAACTGGTAATTGTTCAAGTTTGGGAGAGAGGATCCTCCTGTCAGAAACATCTAGTTTGTGA